A single genomic interval of Zingiber officinale cultivar Zhangliang chromosome 4A, Zo_v1.1, whole genome shotgun sequence harbors:
- the LOC121971285 gene encoding uncharacterized protein LOC121971285 isoform X1 translates to MSVCPVLASDTHGNLDEQIMKLMQCKPLAEQEDTSRPFPRLSYFRPIAPSIYSFSDQDVCFEGFLLDSCVFFIDLRLSGYLAIYRSAMRIHAYLSSFLAKFPFFLTFFHDLITACGCEGQAPIEPNKQISSMVEEAARLARHFCEMEWPVLVFLDSHHPNKPEPPYPPHCVVGSGEEDLVPVLQFYGCIADELS, encoded by the exons ATGAGCGTGTGTCCAGTGCTGGCCTCGGACACCCATGGCAACCTGGACGAGCAGATCATGAAGCTCATGCAATGCAAGCCCCTCGCCGAACAGGAGGATACATCTCGCCCTTTCCCTCGCTTATCTTATTTTCGTCCGATCGCTCCTTCGATTTATTCCTTCTCTGATCAGGATGTTTGTTTTGAGGGTTTTCTGCTCGATTCATGTGTATTCTTTATAGATCTGAGGTTGAGTGGATATTTAGCAATTTACAGATCTGCGATGCGTATTCATGCATACCTCTCTTCCTTCCTTgcaaaatttccattttttttaacGTTCTTCCATGATCTTATCACTGCCTGTGGATGCGAGGGGCAGGCCCCGATCGAGCCCAACAAGCAGATTTCCTCCATGGTAGAGGAGGCAGCGAGGTTAGCTAGGCATTTCTGCGAGATGGAGTGGCCTGTGCTCGTCTTCCTCGATTCCCACCACCCAAACAAGCCTGAGCCTCCTTATCCGCCTCACTGCGTTGTGGGATCAGGGGAGGAGGATCTGGTTCCAG TTTTGCAGTTTTATGGTTGTATAGCAGATGAGTTGAGCTAG
- the LOC121971285 gene encoding uncharacterized protein LOC121971285 isoform X4, translating into MSVCPVLASDTHGNLDEQIMKLMQCKPLAEQEDTSRPFPRLSYFRPIAPSIYSFSDQDVCFEGFLLDSCVFFIDLRLSGYLAIYRSAMRIHAYLSSFLAKFPFFLTFFHDLITACGCEGQAPIEPNKQISSMVEEAARLARHFCEMEWPVLVFLDSHHPNKPEPPYPPHCVVGSGEEDLVPDELS; encoded by the exons ATGAGCGTGTGTCCAGTGCTGGCCTCGGACACCCATGGCAACCTGGACGAGCAGATCATGAAGCTCATGCAATGCAAGCCCCTCGCCGAACAGGAGGATACATCTCGCCCTTTCCCTCGCTTATCTTATTTTCGTCCGATCGCTCCTTCGATTTATTCCTTCTCTGATCAGGATGTTTGTTTTGAGGGTTTTCTGCTCGATTCATGTGTATTCTTTATAGATCTGAGGTTGAGTGGATATTTAGCAATTTACAGATCTGCGATGCGTATTCATGCATACCTCTCTTCCTTCCTTgcaaaatttccattttttttaacGTTCTTCCATGATCTTATCACTGCCTGTGGATGCGAGGGGCAGGCCCCGATCGAGCCCAACAAGCAGATTTCCTCCATGGTAGAGGAGGCAGCGAGGTTAGCTAGGCATTTCTGCGAGATGGAGTGGCCTGTGCTCGTCTTCCTCGATTCCCACCACCCAAACAAGCCTGAGCCTCCTTATCCGCCTCACTGCGTTGTGGGATCAGGGGAGGAGGATCTGGTTCCAG ATGAGTTGAGCTAG
- the LOC121971285 gene encoding uncharacterized protein LOC121971285 isoform X3 produces MSVCPVLASDTHGNLDEQIMKLMQCKPLAEQEDTSRPFPRLSYFRPIAPSIYSFSDQDVCFEGFLLDSCVFFIDLRLSGYLAIYRSAMRIHAYLSSFLAKFPFFLTFFHDLITACGCEGQAPIEPNKQISSMVEEAARLARHFCEMEWPVLVFLDSHHPNKPEPPYPPHCVVGSGEEDLVPADELS; encoded by the exons ATGAGCGTGTGTCCAGTGCTGGCCTCGGACACCCATGGCAACCTGGACGAGCAGATCATGAAGCTCATGCAATGCAAGCCCCTCGCCGAACAGGAGGATACATCTCGCCCTTTCCCTCGCTTATCTTATTTTCGTCCGATCGCTCCTTCGATTTATTCCTTCTCTGATCAGGATGTTTGTTTTGAGGGTTTTCTGCTCGATTCATGTGTATTCTTTATAGATCTGAGGTTGAGTGGATATTTAGCAATTTACAGATCTGCGATGCGTATTCATGCATACCTCTCTTCCTTCCTTgcaaaatttccattttttttaacGTTCTTCCATGATCTTATCACTGCCTGTGGATGCGAGGGGCAGGCCCCGATCGAGCCCAACAAGCAGATTTCCTCCATGGTAGAGGAGGCAGCGAGGTTAGCTAGGCATTTCTGCGAGATGGAGTGGCCTGTGCTCGTCTTCCTCGATTCCCACCACCCAAACAAGCCTGAGCCTCCTTATCCGCCTCACTGCGTTGTGGGATCAGGGGAGGAGGATCTGGTTCCAG CAGATGAGTTGAGCTAG
- the LOC121971285 gene encoding uncharacterized protein LOC121971285 isoform X2, with translation MSVCPVLASDTHGNLDEQIMKLMQCKPLAEQEDTSRPFPRLSYFRPIAPSIYSFSDQDVCFEGFLLDSCVFFIDLRLSGYLAIYRSAMRIHAYLSSFLAKFPFFLTFFHDLITACGCEGQAPIEPNKQISSMVEEAARLARHFCEMEWPVLVFLDSHHPNKPEPPYPPHCVVGSGEEDLVPVLWLYSR, from the exons ATGAGCGTGTGTCCAGTGCTGGCCTCGGACACCCATGGCAACCTGGACGAGCAGATCATGAAGCTCATGCAATGCAAGCCCCTCGCCGAACAGGAGGATACATCTCGCCCTTTCCCTCGCTTATCTTATTTTCGTCCGATCGCTCCTTCGATTTATTCCTTCTCTGATCAGGATGTTTGTTTTGAGGGTTTTCTGCTCGATTCATGTGTATTCTTTATAGATCTGAGGTTGAGTGGATATTTAGCAATTTACAGATCTGCGATGCGTATTCATGCATACCTCTCTTCCTTCCTTgcaaaatttccattttttttaacGTTCTTCCATGATCTTATCACTGCCTGTGGATGCGAGGGGCAGGCCCCGATCGAGCCCAACAAGCAGATTTCCTCCATGGTAGAGGAGGCAGCGAGGTTAGCTAGGCATTTCTGCGAGATGGAGTGGCCTGTGCTCGTCTTCCTCGATTCCCACCACCCAAACAAGCCTGAGCCTCCTTATCCGCCTCACTGCGTTGTGGGATCAGGGGAGGAGGATCTGGTTCCAG TTTTATGGTTGTATAGCAGATGA